Proteins found in one Pyrus communis chromosome 15, drPyrComm1.1, whole genome shotgun sequence genomic segment:
- the LOC137718696 gene encoding BRI1 kinase inhibitor 1-like, with amino-acid sequence MATHQLEKTREIALDTLSRHEEERLKQLPKTAPASPPSSSSSPSHEFSFTISLHTSSSSTSNPNHQSKSKTSTTPPSFAIDLSPADEIFFHGHLLPLQFLSHLPVSPRSSTNSLDSFTLPLKELVEDQKPTRKTATNNAENCIRNRNILNKKNNSCSSIDKRIPRQGSKHETRGRTKSKSFSIFGLPRWRKDCENSEKEENNKEMKNKRKVRFDVSHILKRYVRMVRPLLLFRGRREKGQFRRQPYSFSGNLSMLNKHELRGRMGQFSAPASMRTSPTNSGHLVATAATNVPCSSSDSTMEELQAAIQAAIAHCKNSIATEEKPKC; translated from the coding sequence ATGGCCACCCATCAGCTGGAAAAAACCAGAGAAATTGCTCTAGACACCCTCAGCAGGCATGAAGAAGAAAGGTTAAAACAGTTACCAAAAACTGCCCCTGCCTCACCACCTTCATCTTCCTCCTCCCCCTCCCATGAATTCTCCTTCACAATCTCTCTCcacacttcttcttcttccacgtCAAACCCTAATCaccaatccaaatccaaaaccagcACCACCCCACCTTCTTTCGCCATTGATTTGTCCCCCGCAGATGAAATATTCTTCCACGGCCACCTCCTCCCCCTCCAATTTCTCTCCCATCTCCCCGTCTCTCCTCGCTCCTCCACCAACTCCCTCGACAGCTTCACCCTCCCCCTCAAAGAGCTGGTAGAAGATCAAAAACCAACCAGAAAAACCGCCACAAACAATGCCGAAAACTGCATTCGAAACCGAAACATCCTAAACAAGAAGAACAACAGCTGCAGCAGCATCGACAAGAGAATCCCACGTCAGGGAAGCAAACACGAGACCAGGGGAAGAACAAAGTCCAAGTCCTTTTCGATTTTCGGGCTTCCTAGATGGCGAAAAGATTGTGAAAATAGCGAAAAGGAGGAGAACAACAAGGAGATGAAGAACAAGAGGAAGGTAAGGTTTGATGTGAGTCACATACTGAAGAGGTACGTGAGAATGGTGAGGCCGCTGTTGTTGTttagagggaggagagagaaggggcAGTTCCGGCGGCAGCCCTATTCGTTTTCGGGGAATTTGAGCATGTTAAACAAACATGAGTTGAGAGGAAGGATGGGACAGTTTTCGGCGCCGGCGTCAATGAGGACATCTCCGACGAATAGTGGGCATCTTGTTGCAACTGCAGCTACTAATGTTCCTTGTTCTTCAAGTGACAGCACCATGGAAGAGTTGCAGGCTGCAATTCAAGCTGCAATTGCTCATTGCAAGAACTCCATTGCCACAGAAGAGAAGCCCAAATGTTGA
- the LOC137718516 gene encoding phosphatidate phosphatase PAH2-like isoform X2 yields the protein MYAVERLGSYISRGVYTVSGPFHPFGGAVDIIVVEQQDGSFKSSAWNVKFGKFQGVLKTKEKVVNINVNGEDATFHMYLDHKGEAYFLREVDAEEGEAVLYPSSSSDETDEQCRENRQPLKSMSCNYNAENLTTVDQIETLNGKILSRTNSRRSRIFGLFGSRSMKERKSKEEEGVDSEVRRVDSLKRAEFAANLLEIDAEESRLSSSLPVSRVSSDVGESFIAATEQDGNAIAVISNVTSSDLEIQSSFELEACPGKHLDEKDVVLPGCDISHAAGGIDGVQPFIYCETLYIARERSGQVHVHARTELLSKDSVTEQHADDTSMEVHSVEATEICSQETDAHSCTDCNIDLEGPAIVQQCNIQTVQRNSLPGSVKKVESQSMSSLNNSGDQVQEEKNTKEEEIGSCDLQTPSGSVIGHVMTEAANVLPVGLEEEQFLFSDDEIRITEVQCTESCSSSCVDRENSLSCSPKDSTNYESYSSPEKFVPEDPSTDFEKSIGKLEAASTAIGIPRNRKAAADKEVGKLVASLPNMWPHTDKLSALDLHYPLSCSLDSNVNPLKSIWQGKDDLSCRKLETEEEKQLAQETPNIENTQGSVELKDGPAIPAVGDPSKANVATSGSWKLWPFGSRRSNSRKAMQPDVNGGKSPDAQNATESTVATDGDKNMLTDGDKNMLAPKGMKKMERVLAPTSEQLASLKLKEGKNTVTFTFFTAMLGKQQVDARIYLWKWNTRIVISDVDGTITKSDVLGQFMPLVGVDWSHIGVTNLFSAIKENGYQLLFLSARAISQASVTRQFLFNLKQDGKALPDGPVVISPDGLFPSLFREVIRRAPHEFKIACLEDIKSLFPSDANPFYAGFGNRDTDEFSYLKVGIPKGKIFIINPKGEVVVNRRVDTKSYTSLHALVNGMFPPTNSSEQEDFNSWNFWKLPPCDIDV from the exons ATGTATGCGGTTGAGAGGCTAGGGAGTTATATATCCAGAGGGGTATACACCGTCTCCGGCCCGTTCCACCCTTTTGGTGGAGCTGTGGATATAATTGTAGTTGAACAACAAGATGGGAGCTTCAAATCGTCGGCGTGGAATGTGAAATTTGGGAAGTTTCAAGGGGTTTTGAAGACAAAGGAGAAGGTGGTCAACATTAATGTCAATGGGGAGGATGCTACTTTCCATATGTATTTGGATCATAAAGGGGAAGCTTATTTTCTTAGGGAGGTTGATGCAGAAGAAGGGGAGGCTGTGTTGTATCCTTCGTCTTCGAGTGATGAGACGGATGAGCAATGTCGGGAAAACAGGCAGCCATTGAAGTCTATGAGTTGCAATTATAATGCTGAGAATTTGACAACAGTTGATCAGATTGAAACGCTTAACGGGAAGATTTTGTCCAGGACTAATTCCCGGAGGTCACGAATTTTTGGGCTTTTTGGGAGCAGGTCGATGAAGGAGCGCAAGAGTAAGGAGGAAGAGGGGGTTGATAGTGAGGTGAGAAGGGTGGATTCATTGAAGCGGGCCGAGTTTGCAGCTAACCTTTTGGAG ATTGATGCCGAGGAAAGCCGGCTGAGCTCATCTCTGCCTGTGTCTAGAGTATCCAGTGATGTTGGTGAATCTTTTATTGCGGCAACTGAACAAGATGGGAATGCAATTGCTGTCATATCCAATGTCACCAGTTCTGATCTTGAAATTCAAAGTTCTTTTGAGCTAGAAGCTTGCCCTGGCAAGCATTTGGATGAGAAAGATGTTGTATTACCTGGCTGTGACATTTCTCATGCGGCGGGTGGGATAGATGGAGTCCAACCCTTTATTTATTGTGAAACATTGTACATTGCCAGAGAAAGAAGTGGCCAAGTTCATGTTCATGCCAGAACTGAGCTGCTATCTAAG GATTCAGTTACTGAGCAACATGCTGATGATACTTCCATGGAGGTACATTCAGTGGAGGCTACTGAAATTTGTTCACAAGAGACAGATGCACATTCATGCACAGACTGTAATATTGACCTTGAAGGGCCAGCAATAGTTCAACAATGCAATATTCAGACAGTCCAGCGAAATTCATTACCTGGTTCAGTTAAAAAAGTTGAGTCACAGAGCATGTCTAGTTTAAACAACTCTGGTGATCAAGttcaagaagagaaaaatacaaaagaggaagaaattgGATCATGCGATTTACAAACCCCGTCTGGGTCCGTTATTGGCCATGTCATGACAGAAGCAGCAAATGTGTTGCCTGTGGGATTAGAGGAAGAACAATTTCTCTTCAGTGACGATGAAATCAGAATCACTGAGGTTCAGTGCACGGAATCGTGTTCTTCATCATGTGTAGACAGAGAAAATAGTCTCTCGTGTAGTCCAAAAGACAGTACAAACTATGAATCATATTCATCTCCAGAAAAGTTTGTTCCAGAAGACCCCTCAACTGATTTTGAGAAATCAATTGGAAAACTGGAGGCAGCATCAACTGCAATTGGTATTCCTAGAAATCGTAAGGCTGCTGCTGATAAGGAAGTCGGGAAGCTGGTCGCGTCATTACCCAATATGTGGCCTCATACTGACAAGTTGAGTGCACTTGATCTTCATTATCCCTTGAGCTGTTCATTGGACTCAAATGTAAATCCCTTGAAGTCAATATGGCAAGGTAAAGATGATTTGAGCTGTAGAAAGTTGGAGACAGAAGAAGAGAAACAATTAGCACAGGAAACACCAAATATCGAGAATACTCAGGGTTCAGTGGAGCTCAAAGATGGTCCTGCCATTCCTGCAGTTG GAGATCCATCTAAAGCAAATGTTGCCACCAGTGGAAGTTGGAAACTCTGGCCCTTCGGTTCAAGGAGATCAAATTCCAGGAAAGCAATGCAGCCAGATGTGAATGGTGGTAAAAGTCCTGATGCTCAGAATGCTACAGAGAGCACCGTTGCCACTGATGGAGATAAGAATATGCTTACAGATGGAGATAAGAATATGCTTGCACCCAAGGGGATGAAGAAAATGGAGAGGGTACTCGCTCCAACGTCTGAGCAGCTGGCGTCCTTGAAACTCAAAGAAGGGAAGAATACAGTAACCTTCACATTCTTTACTGCAATGCTGGGGAAGCAGCAG GTTGATGCCAGAATTTATCTGTGGAAATGGAACACTCGCATAGTGATCTCAGATGTGGATGGGACAATCACAAA GTCAGATGTTCTAGGTCAATTCATGCCCTTGGTTGGGGTAGATTGGTCACATATAGGTGTTACAAATTTGTTTTCTGCCATTAAG GAAAATGGATATCAATTGCTTTTTTTGAGTGCACGTGCCATTTCTCAAGCCTCTGTCACCAgacaatttttattcaaccttaAGCAG GACGGGAAGGCCTTACCAGATGGTCCGGTTGTTATTTCCCCAGATGgactttttccttctctctttcgCGAAG TTATCAGGAGGGCTCCTCATGAATTCAAAATCGCATGCTTGGAG GATATCAAATCATTGTTCCCTTCTGATGCAAATCCATTCTATGCCGGTTTTGGAAACAGAGATACCGATGAGTTCAGCTACCTTAAGGTTGGAATCCCGAAAGGAAAAATATTCATTATTAATCCCAAG GGTGAGGTTGTTGTGAACCGCCGTGTTGACACAAAGTCATATACCTCCCTTCATGCTCTTGTGAACGGCATGTTTCCACCCACAAACTCATCTGAGCAG GAGGACTTTAATTCGTGGAATTTCTGGAAACTCCCACCGTGCGATATTGATGTTTGA
- the LOC137718516 gene encoding phosphatidate phosphatase PAH2-like isoform X1, with protein MYAVERLGSYISRGVYTVSGPFHPFGGAVDIIVVEQQDGSFKSSAWNVKFGKFQGVLKTKEKVVNINVNGEDATFHMYLDHKGEAYFLREVDAEEGEAVLYPSSSSDETDEQCRENRQPLKSMSCNYNAENLTTVDQIETLNGKILSRTNSRRSRIFGLFGSRSMKERKSKEEEGVDSEVRRVDSLKRAEFAANLLEVKWSTSLATKKFRKDNASRFSSPNMLVNEDMQIDAEESRLSSSLPVSRVSSDVGESFIAATEQDGNAIAVISNVTSSDLEIQSSFELEACPGKHLDEKDVVLPGCDISHAAGGIDGVQPFIYCETLYIARERSGQVHVHARTELLSKDSVTEQHADDTSMEVHSVEATEICSQETDAHSCTDCNIDLEGPAIVQQCNIQTVQRNSLPGSVKKVESQSMSSLNNSGDQVQEEKNTKEEEIGSCDLQTPSGSVIGHVMTEAANVLPVGLEEEQFLFSDDEIRITEVQCTESCSSSCVDRENSLSCSPKDSTNYESYSSPEKFVPEDPSTDFEKSIGKLEAASTAIGIPRNRKAAADKEVGKLVASLPNMWPHTDKLSALDLHYPLSCSLDSNVNPLKSIWQGKDDLSCRKLETEEEKQLAQETPNIENTQGSVELKDGPAIPAVGDPSKANVATSGSWKLWPFGSRRSNSRKAMQPDVNGGKSPDAQNATESTVATDGDKNMLTDGDKNMLAPKGMKKMERVLAPTSEQLASLKLKEGKNTVTFTFFTAMLGKQQVDARIYLWKWNTRIVISDVDGTITKSDVLGQFMPLVGVDWSHIGVTNLFSAIKENGYQLLFLSARAISQASVTRQFLFNLKQDGKALPDGPVVISPDGLFPSLFREVIRRAPHEFKIACLEDIKSLFPSDANPFYAGFGNRDTDEFSYLKVGIPKGKIFIINPKGEVVVNRRVDTKSYTSLHALVNGMFPPTNSSEQEDFNSWNFWKLPPCDIDV; from the exons ATGTATGCGGTTGAGAGGCTAGGGAGTTATATATCCAGAGGGGTATACACCGTCTCCGGCCCGTTCCACCCTTTTGGTGGAGCTGTGGATATAATTGTAGTTGAACAACAAGATGGGAGCTTCAAATCGTCGGCGTGGAATGTGAAATTTGGGAAGTTTCAAGGGGTTTTGAAGACAAAGGAGAAGGTGGTCAACATTAATGTCAATGGGGAGGATGCTACTTTCCATATGTATTTGGATCATAAAGGGGAAGCTTATTTTCTTAGGGAGGTTGATGCAGAAGAAGGGGAGGCTGTGTTGTATCCTTCGTCTTCGAGTGATGAGACGGATGAGCAATGTCGGGAAAACAGGCAGCCATTGAAGTCTATGAGTTGCAATTATAATGCTGAGAATTTGACAACAGTTGATCAGATTGAAACGCTTAACGGGAAGATTTTGTCCAGGACTAATTCCCGGAGGTCACGAATTTTTGGGCTTTTTGGGAGCAGGTCGATGAAGGAGCGCAAGAGTAAGGAGGAAGAGGGGGTTGATAGTGAGGTGAGAAGGGTGGATTCATTGAAGCGGGCCGAGTTTGCAGCTAACCTTTTGGAGGTGAAGTGGTCCACTAGTCTTGCCACTAAAAAATTCAGGAAGGATAATGCTTCCCGTTTTTCGTCTCCTAATATGTTAGTTAATGAAGATATGCAGATTGATGCCGAGGAAAGCCGGCTGAGCTCATCTCTGCCTGTGTCTAGAGTATCCAGTGATGTTGGTGAATCTTTTATTGCGGCAACTGAACAAGATGGGAATGCAATTGCTGTCATATCCAATGTCACCAGTTCTGATCTTGAAATTCAAAGTTCTTTTGAGCTAGAAGCTTGCCCTGGCAAGCATTTGGATGAGAAAGATGTTGTATTACCTGGCTGTGACATTTCTCATGCGGCGGGTGGGATAGATGGAGTCCAACCCTTTATTTATTGTGAAACATTGTACATTGCCAGAGAAAGAAGTGGCCAAGTTCATGTTCATGCCAGAACTGAGCTGCTATCTAAG GATTCAGTTACTGAGCAACATGCTGATGATACTTCCATGGAGGTACATTCAGTGGAGGCTACTGAAATTTGTTCACAAGAGACAGATGCACATTCATGCACAGACTGTAATATTGACCTTGAAGGGCCAGCAATAGTTCAACAATGCAATATTCAGACAGTCCAGCGAAATTCATTACCTGGTTCAGTTAAAAAAGTTGAGTCACAGAGCATGTCTAGTTTAAACAACTCTGGTGATCAAGttcaagaagagaaaaatacaaaagaggaagaaattgGATCATGCGATTTACAAACCCCGTCTGGGTCCGTTATTGGCCATGTCATGACAGAAGCAGCAAATGTGTTGCCTGTGGGATTAGAGGAAGAACAATTTCTCTTCAGTGACGATGAAATCAGAATCACTGAGGTTCAGTGCACGGAATCGTGTTCTTCATCATGTGTAGACAGAGAAAATAGTCTCTCGTGTAGTCCAAAAGACAGTACAAACTATGAATCATATTCATCTCCAGAAAAGTTTGTTCCAGAAGACCCCTCAACTGATTTTGAGAAATCAATTGGAAAACTGGAGGCAGCATCAACTGCAATTGGTATTCCTAGAAATCGTAAGGCTGCTGCTGATAAGGAAGTCGGGAAGCTGGTCGCGTCATTACCCAATATGTGGCCTCATACTGACAAGTTGAGTGCACTTGATCTTCATTATCCCTTGAGCTGTTCATTGGACTCAAATGTAAATCCCTTGAAGTCAATATGGCAAGGTAAAGATGATTTGAGCTGTAGAAAGTTGGAGACAGAAGAAGAGAAACAATTAGCACAGGAAACACCAAATATCGAGAATACTCAGGGTTCAGTGGAGCTCAAAGATGGTCCTGCCATTCCTGCAGTTG GAGATCCATCTAAAGCAAATGTTGCCACCAGTGGAAGTTGGAAACTCTGGCCCTTCGGTTCAAGGAGATCAAATTCCAGGAAAGCAATGCAGCCAGATGTGAATGGTGGTAAAAGTCCTGATGCTCAGAATGCTACAGAGAGCACCGTTGCCACTGATGGAGATAAGAATATGCTTACAGATGGAGATAAGAATATGCTTGCACCCAAGGGGATGAAGAAAATGGAGAGGGTACTCGCTCCAACGTCTGAGCAGCTGGCGTCCTTGAAACTCAAAGAAGGGAAGAATACAGTAACCTTCACATTCTTTACTGCAATGCTGGGGAAGCAGCAG GTTGATGCCAGAATTTATCTGTGGAAATGGAACACTCGCATAGTGATCTCAGATGTGGATGGGACAATCACAAA GTCAGATGTTCTAGGTCAATTCATGCCCTTGGTTGGGGTAGATTGGTCACATATAGGTGTTACAAATTTGTTTTCTGCCATTAAG GAAAATGGATATCAATTGCTTTTTTTGAGTGCACGTGCCATTTCTCAAGCCTCTGTCACCAgacaatttttattcaaccttaAGCAG GACGGGAAGGCCTTACCAGATGGTCCGGTTGTTATTTCCCCAGATGgactttttccttctctctttcgCGAAG TTATCAGGAGGGCTCCTCATGAATTCAAAATCGCATGCTTGGAG GATATCAAATCATTGTTCCCTTCTGATGCAAATCCATTCTATGCCGGTTTTGGAAACAGAGATACCGATGAGTTCAGCTACCTTAAGGTTGGAATCCCGAAAGGAAAAATATTCATTATTAATCCCAAG GGTGAGGTTGTTGTGAACCGCCGTGTTGACACAAAGTCATATACCTCCCTTCATGCTCTTGTGAACGGCATGTTTCCACCCACAAACTCATCTGAGCAG GAGGACTTTAATTCGTGGAATTTCTGGAAACTCCCACCGTGCGATATTGATGTTTGA